CTGCCCGCGGAGCACCACCGGCGGGATGCTCTCGGTGTCCAGCGCCGCCTTGTACTCCAGCGCCGAGGCGATCAGCCCGGCAGCACGATCCACCTGGCCCAGCTCGGAATCCTTGAACAGGAAGAAGAAGTTGGCGTTGAGCGCGATCCGGTCCCGCCGCCCGAGGTACCGCGACGGCCAGAACGTGTCCAGCCAGCTGCGCACCCCCGGGCTGTCGTCGTAGCGCACCAGCTCCGCCTGCAGGCCGCGCACCGTGTCCGAGGCCAGGAACTCCGTCACCGCCTGCTCTGTCTCGGCCAACTCCTCCGCCGAGAGCAGCGGCGCGCACCACTCCAGGAACAGCTCACAGCTTTCTTCCAGGGTGGGCAGGGGTACCCGCGGAAGCTTGTCCTCGTTCTCGAAGGTCGTCACAGTCATCCTTGTCCCGTGGCCGAGGTGAGGTCGACGATCGTCCGGGCCGACGTGGTCGGCCGGCACAGGTGCAGCTGAGCGTAGAGCCAGCCGGTGTCCTCCAGCCCGCGTGGATCGACACCGACCGTGCGCAGCGTATCCAGGACCTGATCTTGCTCCTCGACCGAGACGAACCGCCGCTGCCGGAACACCCCGTCCGCCCGCACCGTGTCGTATCCCAGCTCCCGCAAGGCCTCCTCGACCGGCTCGAACGGCACCATCCGCAGCACGAAGTGGGCCATCAACGGCTCGCTGACCTCAGCGACCTTGGCGATCGTGCTCGCGCCCACGTAGCCGATGCAGCCCGTGGAGATCACCAGGTCCGTCCCCGCCAGCTGCTCCCGCTGCTCCTCCGTGAGGTCCTTGTTCTCCAGGTCCGCGCACACCGCGTCATCCAGGAACCCCGCCGCCAACGCGTAGTCCAACGCGGGCCGCGAACTGTCCAGCCCCACGATCCAGGCATTTCCCTGTTTCTTGCTCAGCCGGCGATCGCGTTCCGCCAGGGCGCTCGTCGACAGGTCCGCCACCGCGGGATCGGTGTACCTCTCGTACAGCTCCTCCATCGACGCGCCGTGGTTCAGCAACGCCGCGTTGATCCCGTACGAGCACCCGATGTCCACCACCCGCGGCCGCTCGTGCTGCCCGATCAGGTCCGCGAAGTACGGCTGCGCCAACTGCGGGATGTTGTACTCGAGCCCGCGCAGTGTCGTGAAGTACGCCCGCGGGTCCGGCTGCGTGTAGATGTGGTCGAGGGTGACTTTCCCCGTGGCGTCGAATGCCATGTGTCCTCCCTCAGTCCAGCAGCTGGTCGCTTCGCACTGCCGCGGTCCGGTGCTCCGGCAGCACCCGGCCGAACAACTGCCTCGTGCGCTCCACGCTGCCGATCACCCCAGGCCGCTCGCTGTAGGCGAAAATCGCCGAGTGCCGGGCTCGTCCGCCCTCCACCCGCGTCACCCGGTGCAACGCGTACCGCCCCTTGAACAGCTGCAGATCCCCCGGTTTGAGCGCCAGGCGCCGCACCAGGTCCGGCCGCGCCCCGGTCAGCACCCCCGCCACGTCATCGAAGTTCTCCGACTCCGGCGTCCGGATGTTCGGGCAGTACTCGAAGATCCCGCCCTCCTCCGGCTCCTGCGTCAGCATGCTCACCGTGTACTCGTTCGTGTCGAAGTGCCACGGGTGCGCAAGGCCCGGCTCGATCACGTTCAGGCACAACCCCGACAACGGGTCCGCCAGCTCGTGCACCTCCGGCAACTCGAAACACGCCGCCACGAACCGCTGGAACACCTCGCTCGTGTACAGCTTCTCGATCACGAAGTCCGCCGGGATGTGGTCGCGCGCCACGAACGCGTTGCCCTTCTCCATCGCGATACGCCCCGGATGCCCTTCCGGTAACGGCGTGTCCACCGCGATGTTGTACGCGTTCACCACTTCGACCCGGTTGTACGCGCGCCCCGCGATCCCCGCGCACTCCCTCTGCAGCGCCTCCGGCTCCCGCACGAAGCCTTCGAGCACGCAACACCCGTCCCGCGCCAACTCCCGCCGCGCGTGCTCCACCACTTCGCGCCACGCAGCGCTCCCCGGCTCCGCCAACGGGTAGCGCCCCATGTCCACGACCGCTTCGTGCTCGCCCACGCGCAATCCCCTTCACTTCTGGAAAGTGATCACCAAGTGAACTAGCACAACCCGCACGCACGCCCCCGCCCCTGTGACCCGCACCACCGCATTCCGGAACGATCCAGTACCCCTGACTAGCCCATACGGTGACACTTCCTAGCGCTCCCCACCTCGGAGCCGCTAAGGAAGCGCCGTCAGATCGGCAGTGCGCCGTAACGCGGCCGATCTCGCAGCGCGCGGGGCACGGCGAGCACGCCGGTACCCGTGACACGCATGTCCGGACCAAAGGCTTCGGGACTCACCGACAGCCGCCAGGCCACCTTCGAAACCGTGAACTCCCAGTCGAGCCACGGCTGCCACACCTCGGCCTTCTCGGGTTCCTCGACCTCCTCCTCCCGGGAAGCAGGCGGCACCGGCGCCGGGGGCGGTTGCTTCCCGGAGGTCCCGCGCTCCGCGAGCCACGCGCGGAGATCCCCGAGAAGCGCTTCGGTGTCGGCATCCGGATCACCGGGCGGCCCGATGAGCACCTCCTCCCCCGGCAGATCGAAGTAGCCCGGCGCGTAGAAGCAGTACCGGGCGATCTCGCCGTTCTCGCAGACGATCCAGCCGCTCCGGTCGTCGTAGCCGTCGAAGCACTGCGCGTACCACTGTGCGGCGCCGAACCGCCGACTGAGCTTCTCGCACCGGGCCATGGCATCGGCCCCGCGGGCCTGGCGGTCGGAGAGCAGGCCGCCACCCCCGTCCAGAGCCGGGTAGTCGGCGAACACCAGGGTCCAGCCCTCCAGCGCGGGGCTGACGTAGACCTGCTCGAACGTCATACCGATCTCGCCGTGGACCGTGCGGTTGACGGGCCGCCAGCCGTCGATCACGCTCCACCACGCCTGCCCCATGCGCATCGTGGCCGGAACGGGGTCGCAGAGATCGAACGCCTCGAGCACCGCGGCCTGGTCGGTCGTGGGCACGGCGAACCACTCCGCGAACACGTCGTCCCGCTCGGCGAGCGGTGCGGGAGTCTCGCCGCGTTGCCGGATCCGGATGAACCGGGTCAGCAACTCGCGGTCGGCCGGATCCAGCTCGTGCCATCCGATTTCCGCCAACACCGCCAACGCCCCGCGCCGCGACGGTGTCCGGGATCGGCACACCGCCCGCAGAACGCCCACCACGCCGGAACCGAGCAGGGCCAACTCCCGAACGGCACGCCGCCGTACCCACTCGGACCGGCTGCCCAGCAACGCGACCAGCGCCGACACCCGCCAGCACCGCGCCACCGACACCTCGCCCCGCGGCTCCGGCCCGGTCATCCCCAGTTCGCAGGAAAAACAGCGCACAGTCGCGCCGTCACCGGCCTGCTCGTTGGTGAAGCGCGGCAGGTCACCGGCGGCAATGCCGAATGCCGCGGCGAGCCAGTCACTCACCCCCTCGCGCGCCTTCTCAGCCAGGCGGTCCACCATGTAGTGGGATTCCTCCCCGGGCACCAGCAGGATGAACAACTCCGCGCACAGCTCCCGGGCAGCCACGGCGGCGCTGTCATCCTCCAGAACATCCAGCAGCGCCTCAGCGTGATCGATCTCCGCGCCCGGCAGGATCGACCAATACAGGTCCGCAACACGCTCCCGGGCCTCCGGATCCGAGCCCAGCAGCACTGCATCCAGCTCTTTCCGGGGATCGGCCGTCTCGTCCAGCCACTCCGAATACCTGAGCTGGAACTTCTTCCGCACTTTCCAGCGGATTTCCGGATCCGACGAAGTCAGCATCGCGCGAAGCTCAGCGAACACCTTTCCCATGGCCCGGCACCCTACAAGGCACTCCCGACAGGACCTGCTTTTTTAGTGCAATGACGAATCCGGCTCAAACGCACACCGAAGCGAGATGCGCGAGGAGCAGCGCGGACGTCGCCTCGGGAGCCTCTTCGGGGATGTTGTGCCCGATCCCCGCGAGATTCTCCAGCCGGTACGGCCCGGTGACCCAGTTCTTGGTCGCTTCCACCCCCGACGGCGCGACCATGAGGTCTTTCGTGCTCGCGATGAAAAGCGTCGGCACAGCGACCCGCTTCTCATGGCCCTGGAAATCATTGGCCCGGTACCAGTTCAGCACCGCGGTCAGGGCACCCGGCTGGGAAAGCCGCCGGAAGTACTCCGCGGCCTTCTCCGGTGGAACGCCCGGCAGCTTGGGCGGCCCCGAAGCGAGGATCGAGTTCTCCGGAATCGGAGCGGGCTGCCGGAAGAACTGCATGTACTTGGACGCCTCCTGCTGCGCGGGATCGGTCCGCAACGCCTCGGCGAAAGCACCGAGATGCGGCACGGAGACAGCGGTCAACGACCGCACGCGACGCGAGTACTCCGCCGCCGCGATCCAGGCGACCGCAGCACCCCAGTCATGCCCGACCAGGTCGAACCTGTGCCAGCCAAGAGCATCGGCCATCGCCCGAACGTCCCTGACCGCGTGATCCAGCCGGTAGTTCTCGATCCCGATGGGCCGCACGCCCGGCGAGTAGCCCCGCTGGTCAGGCGCCACCGCCCGGTAACCGGCAGCGGCGAGCGCGCGCAACTGGTGCTCCCACTCGATGCCGAGTTCGGGAAAACCATGCAACAGCAGCACTTTCCGGCCACTTCGCGGCCCCGCGGCGACCGCGTCGAAGGTGCCGGCCGGCGTGCGGATACGCAACGGCGCGATCTCCGGCCGCACAGCCGCATGCGCCGGACTCGCGATGCCGAGAGACGCCACACCGACGGCAGCCGTGGCACCGATTCTGAGGAAATCACGACGAGAGGGAGAGATCGACATGCCTCCAGCCTGTCGGCCCACCGGGACGAAGACCATCGGGCGCACCGCCGTCGTCCCACTGGGGCTAACCCCAACAACAGCGCATGACCGTTGCGGGACGCGGCATTCCGGTCACTTCACGGCGGCCACTGCAACGCGTGACGCGCTGGGGCATTCGCGGCAGGGCGGGCCGGACGGCTCCGCCGTCGACAGCGGTGCGACGACGTGCCCGCACAGCGCGGCGTGGTTGCCGATCCCCTGCCCCTGGTGGAAGGCCGCGTCGCTGACCCGGTGCTCGCGGCGGTCCCGGCGGCGTCGCGATTCGGGGAGTTGACGCCGCCGGGTCGACCGGATACCCGTGCGCGGTCCGGGGGTGAGGATGCGGGCCGGGTCGTAGAGCTTCTTGGCGCGCACGACGTCGTCCCAGGTGTCGCCGTAGTGCTCGCGCCACTCGTCCGGGCCGTACCGCTGACCGCCGATCGGGTAGGTCTTGCCGCCCAGCCCGCGCACCTTGTCCATCCAGACCTTGTTGCGCTCCAGCATCTTCGCGACGAAGTCGGGGGCGGGGGTCGATCGGCGAGGCGTTGAGCACGTCGAACAGCCAAACCCCGCCGTCGACTGGTGCGTCGCCACAAGGACCGCGGAGGCGGTGGAGACCCGCTCTCACCGCGCCCACCTACGTACTGCACGTATGCCTTCCCGCCCAGATCGCGATGGGCGACCGGTGGGACACCACCTGGACCGGCGAGGCCGGCGCATGGTGGCGGTCCCGCATCGGCCAACCCGAGGACGCGGCACGGCTGCTCGGCGGCTGCGCGGGCCTCCAAGAACGGCACGGCGTCGGACTCGGCGGCCTCGTCGCCTTCCAACGGCAACGCAAGCTGGCCGAACGGCGCATCGTCGCCGCCATCGGCGAAACGGCCTTCCGCGCCGCCTACACCGACGGAACAGAACTCACCACCGAAGAGGTCAACGGGCTCAGCAACGGGCAGATCGCAAACTCCACCTCATCAACCGCGCCCAGCTCGCCGCCTGGTACCTCGGCCGCTCCGACAACGACCCGTCCGCATAACCTTCACCGCACGCCGATCCGAGGCTGTGCCGTGACCCGAGAAGTTGTTGCCGTTGAGCCAAATCCGGGACGCGGCTGAGCGGAACCCACTCGACACGACCGGCTTCCATGCGGTGACACTTCCTAGCGCTCCGCTTCCCTGCAGCGCTGAAGAGGCTTCGCCCAGCGAAGCTCCTTCGGCCATCGCCGCGTTGGGCCGGCCGAGCCGGGGTTCTCAGTGGAGTTCAAGCTAGCTGTGCGAGCACGGCGCTGTCGCAGGAGTGGCGCGTTGTCCTTCGAGATACGACACGAGGCTCCCCGTTGCCACCGTCGACTGTGCACAGCCACGTCACGGTGCCGCCGCGTAACAGTGCAGGGTTACCACCTGAGACGGGCTCCATCGTTGATCGACCGTGGCCATCAACTCCCAGCCCAGCCGCTCGTACAGGGCTGCCGCCGCGGTGTCGGAGGCCACGACATCGAGCACCGGATGCAAACCGCGACGCCGCGCTTCCCCCACGGCCTGGCTGATCAGAAGCGCGCCGATGCCATGCCCCCTGGCCTGCGGGGCAACGAACAGCCGGCTGACCACCGCGGTCAGATCGACACTCGTCCCGCTCCGCTCACTCCACAGGCCGGGGGCCAGATCTCCTTCTCCGCTGCGGGACAAGCTGACATGACCAACAAGACGCCCGTCGAGCTCAGCGACCCACGCCTGCAACAAGGAACCCTGCGACAACCACTCGGCAGGCCGGTCAGGCCAGTTCACCGGATAACCGTCACCGTGGTGGACCTCCGCGAGCAGCTCCACACACTTCTCGACGTCGACATCATTCCTCCGCCGGACCCGGCGGCCTGACCTCTCCGCCGCGGTCCCGGCGCTCTCGATGTCCACGCCGGCATGGAAACACGGATCACACGTCACGACCAGCCACTTCAGCGAGCCACGCTCCTGGCGCGGTGAGTCCCGGCGCCGCGAGGACCGATCGTCCTGCTCGACAGCGAGCCGAACCGTGGCGGACCGCGGTCACGACGACCTGCCGTACCGGGGCGGCCGCTACGCCGACTTCCGGAACGCCTCGGCCGCCCGGTGACCGGGGTGGTGATGCCCGGCTTCACGCACTTCTCCTGGTCGGGCAGGATCCACCGGGAAACCTTGATCCAGATTGGTGATCACGCACGCTAGGTCGACCCCGTGAAATCCCACTGAAAGGGAATTCTTCGACACAACGGCGCTCCTCGCGACGAACCGGAAGCATCGCCAGGCGGCCAGGACGCGGTTAGTCCGAGTCCCGGGCGGCGTTGTCTGCAGCGCCCGAACATGCCGGCCAACCGGACGCACCCCGTGAAAGTGGCACGCGCCCTTGCCCACGGCAGGTTGCCGACTTAGCCCTTGCGCACCTCAACCAACTCAGCAGCCCGCAACATCGCCATCTGCTTGGACAGCACCGAGTCGCTGAACTCGACGGCGTCGCGAGCGAAGGCGAACTCGCGCCACTCCGCCGCGGCGAGCAGCAGGTTTCCATGCCTACACAGCCAGTCGGACATGTTCGATGGGGTGGATCTCCTTGTGCTTTCCGAGAAAGCTCATCCAGCCGATCTTGTGGGCAGTGGTCCAGAGCGCTCGACAGCGTCACCGCTGGCGTGCGGTGGCGGGATGGTTCGGACCTCGTCGAACAGAGCGTCTGCTGGGCTGCCAAGGACGCTTGCAGGCAGTGTTCTGTCTGAAGAGCTTTGCCGGTGGCCTGAGCCGCCACGCCCGCAGGAGCGGGCGTGGCGACTCGGGAGCACGCGGCTACTTGACTCGTGTCAGTTGCCATCGCTGACCGAGGTTGTTCCTCGCACACTTTCTGGTGGCGACGTTGTGGACCCCGTTCGTGGTGGTCGCTTCCGCACACAGGTTGTTCATGTCACGAAGCCGGAAGTAGAGGTTATTGGTGTCGTACTCGATTCGCCACCACCCGAATTTGCTTCCGCAGTCATCCAAGGCGTGAACGCGGAGCTTGGGGATCTCCAGAGAGAGGGGCTCCCAGTGCAAGCAATACCCCTTGTTGGGGGTATTGCTTTTGGCCAGGCGCCACACGTTGTCGAAGTAGTGCTTCAGAGTCCAGGTGTCCTTGGCATCCCTGATCAGCGCTACGTCACTGAACTCGGGGTTCGTCAGCACCTTCCACTCCTTGTCCACCTGCTTACTGATCTTCAGCTCGGTGCCCGTGCCCCAGGAACGAAGTGGGGGTGGTGTGACTTGGGGGTCGGAGATGTGGCTGTCGTCGACCCACAGGTTCTCCTCGCACAACGCCGCGGGGTTCTCCGGGCAAGCGCCGTTGACCTTGTCGAGCTTGATGACTTGGGTGAACAGCTGACCGGTTGCCTTGTGCTCGGCGCCACTGAGGGTGAAACAGGTGCCGCGGGCGACCTTGCCGATCGGTGTGAAGACGGGCAGTCCCGCCGTGGTGGTCTTCCGAAAGACCTGTGCGTTGTCGGTGTTGACGGCGTTCCTGCACGAGTCGACCGGCTGGCGGTCCACTGGGTACTCACCGACCAGGCCGAAACCCTTGGCCCTCGGGACGGTCACGGTGGAGAACTGTGCCGTGCGGTAGCAACCCTTCTGCGGTACAGGAAACCACCGGGCGACCGCGCCGAACTCGTCGCCCGCGAAAAACGGGGAGCCCTTCTCAGGTGCCCACATGACTCGCCACGGTCGTTGCTGAACGACGTAGACGTCACGGTAGATCCCGTAGGAGTATTCCTGAACGTCTGTTTGAGAAACGTTCGTCACCGAGGCGGATTCCCCCTTGCTGACGGTCACCTCCTTGGAGTAGGAGAACCCGCCGGTGGCCGTGATCGCCTCGACCAGGCCCACGCCCCCGAGGGAGAGACCCGCGCTGTACTCCCACTTCTGCGTGACCGATCGGTCGGAACTCACCTCTTTTGTCACATTCGGCCGCACCGTCTCCACAGGCCCGACCGGATCGAACTCACGCTCCTCGCGAAGGTGAACCCTTTTGGTGGTATGAGCGTCGGCGGCGAAGTAGTCCCAGTCCTCCTTGGGCCATTTGGAGTTCGACACCACCCCGAAGCAGGACTTGTTGTCGGTGAGGCCGGGCAGGTGGTAGATCATGCTGAACAGGCCGACGCGGGACAGGTTTCTGTCGGTGAAGCCATCGAAGACCAGTACACCCCCGCGCCGGTCGCCGGGCTGATGCCAAGCCGCTCTCGGCTCCTCATCGGCCACCGCGGTCACTGCCGTCCACGACACGGCACTGCCGAATACCAAAGCACAGGTCATACCAAGCATGGCTATTCGAGATCTGGACACCGACACCGACCCCCTGATCACCAGATGGGTTAACGAACGGAATATGAAGAAGTTTTTCATGCACATTACGCCCGCCCCCATTCGAAGGCAAAGACGCTATCGCCCGGTTCGGCGACATGTCGTCGAACGTGATTCCTGCGACGAGCCGAGCGTATTGACATCTCGCTATGGTGATCCAGTGCGAAACCCAACATTCACTCTCTCGGTGTGTTCCTTCGCCCTCCTCGGCTCCCTTGTCGCTCCTGCGGACGCCGC
The window above is part of the Allokutzneria albata genome. Proteins encoded here:
- a CDS encoding class I SAM-dependent methyltransferase is translated as MAFDATGKVTLDHIYTQPDPRAYFTTLRGLEYNIPQLAQPYFADLIGQHERPRVVDIGCSYGINAALLNHGASMEELYERYTDPAVADLSTSALAERDRRLSKKQGNAWIVGLDSSRPALDYALAAGFLDDAVCADLENKDLTEEQREQLAGTDLVISTGCIGYVGASTIAKVAEVSEPLMAHFVLRMVPFEPVEEALRELGYDTVRADGVFRQRRFVSVEEQDQVLDTLRTVGVDPRGLEDTGWLYAQLHLCRPTTSARTIVDLTSATGQG
- a CDS encoding HalD/BesD family halogenase, which encodes MGRYPLAEPGSAAWREVVEHARRELARDGCCVLEGFVREPEALQRECAGIAGRAYNRVEVVNAYNIAVDTPLPEGHPGRIAMEKGNAFVARDHIPADFVIEKLYTSEVFQRFVAACFELPEVHELADPLSGLCLNVIEPGLAHPWHFDTNEYTVSMLTQEPEEGGIFEYCPNIRTPESENFDDVAGVLTGARPDLVRRLALKPGDLQLFKGRYALHRVTRVEGGRARHSAIFAYSERPGVIGSVERTRQLFGRVLPEHRTAAVRSDQLLD
- a CDS encoding alpha/beta fold hydrolase; protein product: MSISPSRRDFLRIGATAAVGVASLGIASPAHAAVRPEIAPLRIRTPAGTFDAVAAGPRSGRKVLLLHGFPELGIEWEHQLRALAAAGYRAVAPDQRGYSPGVRPIGIENYRLDHAVRDVRAMADALGWHRFDLVGHDWGAAVAWIAAAEYSRRVRSLTAVSVPHLGAFAEALRTDPAQQEASKYMQFFRQPAPIPENSILASGPPKLPGVPPEKAAEYFRRLSQPGALTAVLNWYRANDFQGHEKRVAVPTLFIASTKDLMVAPSGVEATKNWVTGPYRLENLAGIGHNIPEEAPEATSALLLAHLASVCV
- a CDS encoding GNAT family N-acetyltransferase, which codes for MDIESAGTAAERSGRRVRRRNDVDVEKCVELLAEVHHGDGYPVNWPDRPAEWLSQGSLLQAWVAELDGRLVGHVSLSRSGEGDLAPGLWSERSGTSVDLTAVVSRLFVAPQARGHGIGALLISQAVGEARRRGLHPVLDVVASDTAAAALYERLGWELMATVDQRWSPSQVVTLHCYAAAP
- a CDS encoding transcriptional regulator; this encodes MSDWLCRHGNLLLAAAEWREFAFARDAVEFSDSVLSKQMAMLRAAELVEVRKG